The following coding sequences lie in one Microvirga sp. 17 mud 1-3 genomic window:
- a CDS encoding Crp/Fnr family transcriptional regulator, translating into MTLEAEVQSLRQVPMFRDIDPARLKLLAFTSERVQFAGGQRFFSQGDAADAAFVILDGRAQVLLDTPHGEIKVAELGENALVGEMGILSDTPRSASIMAAEPTTALRIDKRVFLELLAQFPQMSLAVMRELAKRLEQTNAQLVAQSGS; encoded by the coding sequence ATGACCCTTGAGGCCGAGGTTCAATCACTGCGCCAGGTGCCGATGTTCCGCGACATCGATCCGGCCCGATTGAAGCTTCTCGCCTTCACCAGCGAGCGGGTCCAGTTCGCCGGCGGGCAACGGTTCTTTTCCCAGGGAGACGCGGCGGACGCCGCCTTCGTGATCCTCGACGGGAGAGCCCAGGTACTCCTCGATACGCCCCATGGGGAGATCAAGGTGGCCGAGCTGGGCGAAAACGCGCTCGTGGGCGAGATGGGCATTCTCTCCGACACGCCGCGCTCCGCCTCCATCATGGCGGCGGAGCCCACCACGGCCCTGAGGATCGACAAGAGGGTCTTCCTGGAGCTTCTGGCCCAGTTCCCGCAGATGTCCCTGGCGGTCATGCGGGAGCTGGCAAAGCGCCTCGAACAGACGAATGCCCAGCTCGTGGCGCAATCGGGTTCCTGA
- a CDS encoding Lrp/AsnC ligand binding domain-containing protein, which produces MQTFFVEIKCKLGKTYEVASQLADREIASEIYSTAGNYDILAKFHVDDDVDIGHFIAKNVQSVEGIADTHTIITFKAF; this is translated from the coding sequence ATGCAGACCTTCTTCGTCGAGATCAAATGCAAACTCGGGAAGACCTACGAGGTCGCGAGCCAGCTCGCCGACCGGGAGATCGCGTCGGAGATCTACTCCACGGCCGGCAATTACGACATTCTTGCCAAGTTCCACGTGGACGACGACGTGGATATCGGCCACTTCATCGCCAAGAACGTGCAATCCGTCGAGGGCATCGCCGACACCCATACGATCATCACGTTCAAGGCGTTCTGA
- a CDS encoding alpha/beta hydrolase yields the protein MFPRLARLSAIGLVGFVLSGCLGGETALTSAPAAPRPGLVSDPRLLIATTRLPVGDPIQKPWFSSERSADLIFAEARLTPPSRSLIGRGGWNIASVDGVTRTNAASSFAQAALGRDLLLYIHGYRESFETAATSTIQLSEGIKFSGVTGLFTWPSAGSTLSYVADREAAMWSRDPLEDLLAAIAKTPSGGRVHIVAHSMGTLLTLEALRMLRTDGGPSAMERIGAIVLAAPDIDIDLFARSIERLGPDAKKITVISSTNDRALAVSSRLAGGIIRAGAADRERLEALGVRVADASEFGGGIINHDLFLSNKEVEQVVKRAIERERM from the coding sequence ATGTTCCCACGCCTTGCCCGCCTCTCTGCCATCGGTCTTGTCGGTTTTGTCCTTTCGGGTTGTCTCGGCGGCGAAACCGCTTTGACGAGCGCGCCCGCGGCGCCCAGGCCCGGGCTCGTGAGCGATCCGCGTCTTCTGATTGCGACCACGCGTCTGCCTGTCGGCGATCCGATCCAGAAACCCTGGTTCAGCAGCGAACGCTCCGCAGATCTCATCTTTGCCGAGGCACGCCTGACGCCCCCGAGCCGCTCGCTCATCGGCCGAGGCGGGTGGAACATCGCGTCCGTCGACGGCGTCACCCGGACGAACGCCGCATCCTCCTTCGCGCAGGCGGCCCTGGGGCGCGACCTTCTGCTCTACATCCACGGCTATCGCGAAAGCTTCGAGACCGCCGCGACCTCGACCATCCAGCTCTCGGAGGGCATCAAGTTCTCCGGCGTGACGGGGCTCTTCACCTGGCCGTCCGCAGGCTCGACCCTGAGCTACGTGGCCGACCGGGAGGCCGCCATGTGGTCGCGCGATCCGCTGGAGGATCTGCTTGCCGCCATCGCGAAGACGCCGAGCGGCGGGCGCGTCCATATCGTGGCGCACAGCATGGGAACCCTGCTGACCCTGGAGGCCCTGCGCATGCTGCGCACCGATGGGGGCCCGAGCGCCATGGAGCGGATCGGCGCCATCGTGCTGGCGGCTCCCGACATCGACATCGATCTCTTCGCCCGCAGCATCGAGCGCCTGGGCCCGGACGCCAAGAAGATAACAGTCATCAGTTCCACCAACGACCGGGCGCTCGCCGTCTCGAGCCGCCTCGCCGGCGGCATCATCCGAGCCGGCGCGGCCGACCGCGAGCGGCTGGAGGCCCTGGGCGTCCGCGTCGCCGACGCGTCCGAGTTCGGCGGCGGCATCATCAACCACGACCTGTTCCTCTCGAACAAAGAGGTGGAGCAGGTGGTCAAGCGCGCCATCGAGCGCGAGCGGATGTAG
- a CDS encoding asparaginase, with product MDNPILVEVTRGQLVESWHRGSVAVVDAEGSTVLTLGDVERPVFPRSAVKALQALPLVESGIADKYGLTDEEIALACASHSGEPAHVAAAASMLAKAGQGEPCLECGVHWPLGEAAARALAAQGGQPTQLHNNCSGKHAGFICLACGMGDDPKGYVKAQHPVQQAVRSALEDLTGASHTEDVSGIDGCSIPTYAIPLPALAFGFAKFGAGVGIAPGCKSAAERIRKAVARHPFMVAGTGRFDTRLMEVMGERAFVKAGAEGVYCAAFPELGYGISLKVDDGAGRAAEAMMASLVLRFLKLDDTERATVEALAQPVLKNWNGIEVGRIRVTRDLIA from the coding sequence ATGGACAATCCTATTCTCGTCGAGGTTACGCGGGGGCAGTTGGTCGAATCATGGCATCGGGGCAGCGTGGCTGTCGTCGATGCGGAGGGCAGCACCGTCCTGACGCTCGGCGATGTGGAGCGGCCCGTCTTCCCGCGCTCAGCCGTGAAGGCCCTCCAGGCCCTGCCGCTCGTGGAAAGCGGGATTGCCGACAAATACGGCCTGACCGACGAGGAAATCGCGCTCGCCTGCGCGTCCCATTCGGGCGAGCCCGCGCATGTGGCGGCGGCCGCCTCCATGCTGGCCAAGGCCGGACAGGGCGAGCCGTGCCTGGAATGCGGGGTGCACTGGCCCCTGGGCGAGGCTGCGGCAAGGGCGCTCGCCGCCCAGGGCGGACAGCCGACGCAACTGCACAACAACTGCTCGGGCAAGCATGCCGGGTTCATCTGCCTGGCCTGCGGGATGGGGGACGATCCGAAGGGCTACGTAAAGGCGCAGCACCCGGTCCAGCAGGCCGTGCGCAGCGCCCTCGAAGACCTGACCGGCGCCTCCCATACGGAGGACGTGAGCGGCATCGACGGCTGCTCCATCCCGACCTACGCGATTCCCTTGCCGGCCCTCGCGTTCGGCTTCGCCAAATTCGGAGCGGGCGTCGGCATCGCGCCGGGCTGCAAGTCGGCCGCCGAGCGGATCCGCAAGGCCGTCGCGCGGCACCCCTTCATGGTCGCCGGCACGGGGCGGTTCGACACCCGGCTCATGGAGGTCATGGGCGAGCGCGCCTTCGTCAAAGCCGGCGCAGAGGGCGTCTATTGCGCGGCCTTCCCGGAACTCGGCTACGGCATCTCCCTCAAGGTGGATGACGGGGCCGGCCGTGCCGCCGAAGCCATGATGGCGTCGCTCGTCCTTCGCTTCCTGAAGCTCGACGACACCGAGCGCGCCACGGTCGAGGCCCTGGCCCAGCCGGTTCTGAAGAACTGGAACGGCATCGAGGTCGGCCGCATCCGTGTGACGCGGGACCTCATAGCCTGA
- a CDS encoding DUF3750 domain-containing protein, protein MRDDVAPTWRDADWSSAKLLPQPAAAPQAIVAVYAARVGRWRGIFAHHTWIVVKEEGADRYTRFDKVGWGSPVRTNGWVADGRWFGNPPQPIVLIKGEAATRLIPQIRQAITTYPYGRAGDYNAWPGPNSNTFVAHVMRSVPELGAALPPTALGKDWQPFRDIVGLTPSRTGFQVSLGGYAGFSLGWVEGIEVDLLGLVAGLDLRRPAIKLPGWGRIGMDPVL, encoded by the coding sequence ATGCGCGACGACGTAGCCCCGACTTGGCGTGATGCGGACTGGTCGAGCGCGAAGCTCCTGCCGCAGCCGGCCGCCGCGCCCCAGGCCATCGTGGCGGTCTATGCAGCACGGGTCGGGCGCTGGCGCGGCATCTTCGCCCACCACACCTGGATCGTCGTGAAGGAGGAAGGCGCCGACAGGTACACGCGCTTCGACAAGGTCGGCTGGGGCAGCCCGGTGCGCACCAACGGATGGGTGGCGGACGGGCGCTGGTTCGGTAATCCGCCGCAACCCATCGTGCTCATCAAGGGCGAGGCCGCCACACGGCTGATTCCGCAGATCCGGCAGGCAATCACGACCTATCCTTACGGCAGAGCGGGCGACTACAATGCCTGGCCGGGGCCGAACTCCAACACCTTCGTGGCGCATGTGATGCGCTCCGTGCCGGAACTGGGAGCCGCCCTGCCGCCGACCGCCCTGGGCAAGGACTGGCAGCCCTTCCGCGACATCGTCGGCCTGACGCCGAGCCGCACGGGATTCCAGGTCTCGCTGGGTGGCTATGCGGGTTTCTCGCTCGGCTGGGTGGAGGGGATCGAGGTCGATCTGCTCGGCCTCGTCGCCGGCCTCGACCTGCGCCGCCCTGCAATCAAGCTCCCCGGCTGGGGACGGATCGGCATGGATCCGGTCCTCTGA
- a CDS encoding UDP-glucose/GDP-mannose dehydrogenase family protein — translation MRIAMIGSGYVGLVSGACFADFGHDVCCVDKDPAKIEALNRGDIPIFEPGLADLVATNVRAGRLTFTTALPEAVASAEAVFIAVGTPSRRGDGHADLSYVHQAAREIAAAISGYTVVVTKSTVPVGTGDEVERIIRETRSEADFAVVSNPEFLREGAAIADFKRPDRIVIGTEDARAAQVMTDVYRPLYLNQAPLIVTSRRTAELTKYAANAFLATKITFINEIANLCEQVGANVQDVARGIGLDNRIGTKFLHAGPGYGGSCFPKDTLALIKTAQDYDAPVRIVETVAAVNDQRKRAMGRKVIAACGGSVRGETVAVLGLTFKPNTDDMREAPSIDVIRTLQDAGARVRAYDPEGMIAAQAVLSDVEYARDPYDCARGAAALVIVTEWDMFRALDLPRLKAALAKPVVVDLRNIYRPEDMLKNGFQYTSVGRPS, via the coding sequence ATGCGCATTGCGATGATAGGGTCAGGGTATGTCGGGCTGGTATCGGGGGCGTGCTTTGCCGATTTCGGCCATGATGTGTGCTGCGTCGACAAGGACCCGGCCAAGATCGAGGCTCTGAACCGCGGCGACATCCCGATCTTCGAGCCCGGCCTCGCCGACCTCGTGGCTACCAATGTCCGCGCCGGGCGCCTGACCTTCACGACCGCCCTGCCCGAGGCCGTGGCCTCCGCCGAGGCCGTGTTCATCGCAGTCGGCACCCCTTCCCGCCGCGGGGACGGCCATGCCGACCTCTCGTATGTCCACCAGGCTGCCCGCGAGATTGCCGCCGCGATCTCCGGCTATACGGTGGTGGTGACCAAGTCCACCGTCCCGGTCGGCACCGGCGACGAGGTCGAGCGCATCATCCGTGAGACACGGTCCGAGGCCGATTTCGCCGTCGTCTCCAATCCGGAATTCCTGCGCGAAGGCGCGGCCATCGCGGACTTCAAGCGCCCGGACCGGATCGTCATCGGCACCGAGGATGCCCGCGCCGCTCAGGTCATGACCGATGTCTACCGGCCGCTCTACCTCAACCAGGCACCGCTGATCGTCACCTCGCGCCGCACGGCCGAGCTGACCAAGTACGCGGCCAATGCGTTCCTGGCGACCAAGATCACCTTCATCAACGAAATCGCCAACCTGTGCGAGCAGGTCGGCGCCAATGTGCAGGACGTGGCCCGCGGGATCGGGCTCGACAACCGCATCGGCACCAAGTTCCTGCATGCCGGCCCGGGCTATGGCGGCTCGTGCTTCCCCAAGGATACGTTGGCGCTGATCAAGACGGCGCAGGATTACGACGCGCCGGTGCGCATCGTCGAGACGGTGGCGGCGGTCAACGATCAGCGCAAGCGCGCGATGGGGCGGAAAGTCATTGCGGCCTGCGGCGGCTCCGTGCGGGGCGAGACGGTGGCGGTGCTGGGGCTGACCTTCAAGCCGAACACCGACGACATGCGCGAGGCGCCCTCGATCGACGTGATCCGCACGTTGCAGGATGCGGGCGCGCGGGTGCGGGCCTACGACCCGGAGGGGATGATTGCGGCCCAGGCCGTGCTCTCGGACGTCGAATATGCGCGCGATCCCTATGACTGCGCCCGGGGCGCGGCCGCTTTGGTGATCGTGACCGAGTGGGACATGTTCCGGGCTTTGGACCTGCCGCGGCTGAAGGCGGCGCTGGCCAAGCCCGTGGTGGTGGACCTGCGTAACATTTACCGCCCCGAGGACATGCTCAAAAACGGCTTCCAGTATACCTCCGTCGGGCGGCCATCCTAA
- the gstA gene encoding glutathione transferase GstA, whose amino-acid sequence MKLYYAPGACSLAVHIVARETDIPLDLAKVDLARHRTDTGADLATVNPKNVVPALALDNGEALTEAAVILQWLAERAGRSDLLPAVGTLERYRVLEWLNFVATELHKGFSPWLWHSDTAEATKKAVHTKLALRFGFMEERLGTSPYLAGDDFTVADAYAFTILNWSHMLNVDLGPFPRLRAYLDRIASRPAVREAMQAEGLLKQAA is encoded by the coding sequence ATGAAGCTCTATTATGCGCCCGGCGCCTGCTCCCTTGCCGTGCATATCGTGGCCCGCGAGACCGACATCCCGCTCGACCTCGCGAAGGTCGATCTCGCCAGACACCGGACCGATACCGGCGCGGACCTCGCCACCGTCAATCCGAAGAATGTCGTACCGGCTCTCGCGCTGGATAACGGCGAGGCGCTGACGGAGGCGGCCGTCATCCTGCAATGGCTGGCCGAGCGGGCCGGGCGAAGCGACCTCCTGCCGGCCGTCGGCACCCTGGAGCGCTATCGTGTCCTGGAATGGCTGAACTTCGTCGCCACCGAGCTGCACAAGGGCTTCAGCCCCTGGCTCTGGCATTCGGACACGGCGGAGGCGACCAAGAAGGCGGTTCACACGAAGCTCGCGCTCCGGTTCGGCTTCATGGAGGAGCGGCTCGGGACGAGCCCCTACCTTGCGGGCGACGATTTCACGGTGGCGGACGCCTATGCGTTCACGATCCTGAACTGGTCGCACATGCTCAATGTCGATCTCGGGCCGTTCCCGCGCCTTCGCGCCTATCTCGACCGGATCGCTTCCCGCCCGGCCGTGCGCGAGGCCATGCAGGCCGAGGGGCTGCTGAAGCAGGCGGCCTGA
- a CDS encoding transglycosylase SLT domain-containing protein — protein sequence MSTDVRTPQGAAPHPSQDASKTKGRWGRRPVHALLALGLCAGLQVPTAGPAAVATLPSAVMARPSVPSEAILPETVTFSPQLASAPGLFRSIVEEAFPSATVSEPPLRIETMAEPPGNPDEMIPFSGRNVPRWLVHSILKAAHVTGVDPVYMMTLADVESSLSPDAKAPTSSAQGLFQFIDRTWLETVYSHAADYGFAAAAKAIRMVDGEPVVDDKDKAWILSLRCDPYFSALMAGELIKDVEYALRQQGERELAEAELYLAHFLGAGSAVRFLEMLDKDPNTRAAKLFPRAAKANAGLFMDGKGRKRRAVSVAELYNRIDSKIVRRMDRYEDLRPYIAEFTRPQPHIVERTIEANALVP from the coding sequence ATGTCGACCGATGTGAGGACGCCGCAAGGCGCTGCTCCGCATCCTTCGCAAGATGCGTCCAAGACCAAGGGGCGATGGGGTCGTCGCCCTGTTCATGCTCTCCTGGCGCTGGGCCTCTGCGCCGGCCTTCAGGTCCCGACCGCCGGCCCGGCCGCCGTCGCGACTTTGCCGAGCGCCGTGATGGCGCGGCCCTCTGTCCCTTCCGAAGCGATCCTGCCCGAAACGGTCACCTTCTCGCCTCAATTGGCGAGCGCACCGGGCCTCTTCCGCTCGATTGTCGAGGAGGCCTTCCCGAGCGCCACGGTCTCGGAGCCGCCCCTGCGGATCGAGACGATGGCGGAGCCTCCGGGCAATCCGGACGAGATGATCCCGTTCAGCGGCCGCAACGTGCCGCGCTGGCTCGTCCATTCCATCCTGAAGGCCGCCCATGTGACGGGCGTCGACCCGGTCTACATGATGACCCTGGCGGATGTGGAATCGAGCCTCTCGCCGGACGCCAAGGCGCCGACCTCCTCGGCCCAGGGCCTCTTCCAGTTCATCGACCGGACCTGGCTCGAAACCGTCTATTCCCATGCGGCCGATTACGGCTTCGCGGCCGCCGCCAAGGCGATCCGGATGGTCGATGGGGAGCCGGTCGTCGATGACAAGGACAAGGCCTGGATCCTGAGCCTGCGCTGCGATCCTTACTTTTCGGCCCTCATGGCCGGGGAGCTGATCAAGGACGTGGAATATGCCCTGCGCCAGCAGGGAGAGCGCGAGCTGGCGGAGGCCGAGCTCTATCTCGCCCACTTCCTGGGCGCAGGCAGCGCCGTGCGCTTCCTGGAGATGCTCGACAAGGACCCGAATACCAGGGCCGCGAAGCTCTTCCCCCGGGCCGCCAAGGCCAATGCCGGTCTGTTTATGGACGGGAAGGGGCGCAAGCGCCGCGCCGTGAGCGTCGCCGAGCTCTACAACCGGATCGATTCCAAGATCGTCCGGCGCATGGACCGCTACGAGGATCTGCGCCCGTACATCGCCGAGTTCACGCGCCCGCAGCCGCATATCGTGGAGCGGACCATCGAGGCGAACGCGCTGGTTCCTTGA